Proteins encoded together in one Lathyrus oleraceus cultivar Zhongwan6 chromosome 5, CAAS_Psat_ZW6_1.0, whole genome shotgun sequence window:
- the LOC127085326 gene encoding probable histone H2A.3 has protein sequence MLMKEYRQRVGAGAPVYLAAVLEYLAAEVLELAGNAARDNKKTRIVPRHIQLAVRNDEELSKLLGDVTIADGGVMPNIHNLLLPKKAGSSKGAGDDE, from the coding sequence ATGTTGATGAAGGAGTACCGGCAGCGTGTCGGCGCTGGTGCTCCTGTATACCTCGCTGCCGTCCTGGAATATCTTGCCGCTGAGGTTCTTGAATTGGCTGGAAATGCTGCAAGGGACAACAAGAAGACTAGAATTGTGCCAAGGCATATTCAATTGGCTGTTAGAAACGATGAAGAACTGAGCAAGCTTCTTGGTGATGTTACCATTGCCGATGGCGGCGTGATGCCCAATATTCACAACCTGTTGCTTCCAAAGAAAGCTGGTTCCTCTAAGGGTGCTGGTGACGATGAATGA
- the LOC127085325 gene encoding pentatricopeptide repeat-containing protein At3g49730-like, whose protein sequence is MHRFSHLFHKHTLFNLPFRKSFQISHENTILHHLFFFTTTSQIISSQPSAHSPPTPNPSPPKFKTSNTTIRNDQFGLVQLESSANNFTDQNNDEFASDVEKVYRILRKYHSRVPKLELALKESGVVVRSGLTERVLNRCGDAGNLAYRFFSWASKQQSYRHSPDVYRAMIKVLSKMRQFGAVWGLIEEMRVGNPELISPQVFVILMRRFASARMVHKAIEVLDEMPKYGCEPDEYVFGCLLDALCKNGSVKEAASLFEDMRYRFPPTVKHFTSLLYGWCKEGKLVEAKHVLVQMKDAGIEPDIVVFNNLLGGYAQARKMGDAYDLLKEMRRRGCEPNAVSYTVLIQSLCKHEKLEEAMRMFVEMQRNGCQMDVITYTTLISGFCKWGKIKRGYELLDQMIQEGHSPIQLTYLHIMVAHEKKEELEECMELVNEMQKIGCVPDLNIYNTVIRLACKLGEVKQGVWLWNEMEASGLSPSIDTFVIMINGFLEQDYLVEACEYFKEMVGRGLFAAPQYGTLKELMNSLLRAEKLEMAKDTWNCITGSKSCEMNVSAWTIWIHALFSKGHVKEACSFCIDMMDNDLMPQPDTFAKLMGGLKKLYNREFAVEITEKVRKMAADRHITFKMYKRRGERDLKEKVKEKKDGRKRRARQRRWGGGHQKAL, encoded by the coding sequence ATGCATAGATTCTCACATCTCTTCCACAAAcacactcttttcaaccttccatTCAGAAAGTCTTTTCAAATCAGCCATGAAAATACCATATTACACCACCTCTTCTTCTTTACTACTACCTCTCAAATAATTTCTTCTCAACCCTCTGCACACTCACCACCAACACCAAACCCTAGCCCCCCAAAATTCAAAACCAGCAACACTACTATAAGAAACGACCAATTCGGTCTCGTTCAACTTGAATCTAGTGCAAACAATTTCACCGATCAAAACAATGACGAGTTTGCTTCTGATGTAGAAAAGGTTTACAGAATATTGAGAAAATACCATTCTAGGGTTCCCAAATTGGAGCTAGCTTTGAAAGAATCTGGAGTTGTTGTTAGGTCTGGTTTAACAGAACGTGTATTGAATCGGTGTGGCGATGCTGGGAATTTAGCTTATAGGTTTTTTTCTTGGGCTTCTAAGCAACAAAGTTATAGGCATAGTCCAGATGTGTATAGAGCTATGATTAAGGTTTTGAGTAAAATGAGACAGTTTGGTGCTGTTTGGGGGTTAATTGAAGAAATGAGAGTGGGAAATCCTGAGTTGATTTCGCCGCAAGTGTTTGTTATTTTGATGAGGAGATTTGCTTCTGCTAGGATGGTTCATAAGGCTATTGAGGTGTTAGATGAAATGCCTAAGTATGGTTGTGAGCCGGATGAGTATGTTTTTGGGTGTCTTTTGGATGCGTTGTGTAAGAATGGTAGTGTTAAGGAGGCTGCTTCACTTTTTGAGGATATGAGGTATCGGTTTCCGCCGACTGTTAAGCATTTTACTTCGTTGTTGTATGGTTGGTGTAAGGAAGGGAAGCTTGTGGAGGCGAAGCATGTGTTGGTGCAAATGAAGGATGCGGGTATTGAGCCGGATATTGTGGTGTTTAACAATTTGCTTGGTGGGTATGCTCAAGCTCGGAAAATGGGGGATGCTTATGATCTTTTGAAAGAGATGAGAAGAAGGGGATGCGAGCCGAATGCAGTGTCGTATACTGTTTTGATCCAGTCGTTGTGTAAACATGAGAAATTGGAGGAGGCAATGCGAATGTTTGTTGAAATGCAGAGAAATGGTTGTCAGATGGATGTCATAACGTATACGACATTGATAAGCGGGTTTTGCAAGTGGGGAAAAATCAAAAGGGGTTATGAGCTTTTGGATCAGATGATACAAGAAGGACATTCCCCGATTCAGCTGACTTATCTGCATATCATGGTGGCTCATGAAAAGAAGGAAGAATTGGAAGAGTGTATGGAACTTGTGAATGAGATGCAGAAGATTGGTTGTGTTCCTGATCTTAACATCTATAATACAGTCATTAGGCTGGCTTGTAAGTTGGGAGAGGTCAAACAAGGTGTTTGGCTTTGGAATGAAATGGAAGCGAGTGGACTCAGTCCGAGTATCGACACTTTTGTCATCATGATTAATGGGTTTCTTGAGCAGGATTATCTAGTTGAAGCTTGTGAGTATTTCAAAGAAATGGTTGGGAGAGGGCTTTTTGCTGCTCCTCAATATGGTACTTTGAAGGAGTTGATGAATTCTCTTTTGAGAGCCGAGAAGCTTGAAATGGCTAAAGATACTTGGAATTGTATCACTGGTTCTAAAAGTTGTGAGATGAATGTGAGTGCATGGACAATCTGGATTCATGCATTGTTTTCAAAAGGACATGTGAAGGAAGCTTGTTCGTTTTGTATAGACATGATGGATAACGATTTAATGCCACAGCCAGATACTTTCGCAAAGCTTATGGGTGGTTTGAAGAAATTGTATAACAGAGAATTTGCTGTAGAAATCACTGAGAAGGTAAGGAAAATGGCTGCTGATAGACATATCACTTTCAAGATGTATAAACGGAGAGGAGAGAGGGATTTGAAAGAAAAGGTAAAGGAGAAAAAAGACGGAAGGAAGAGGAGGGCTAGACAACGCCGTTGGGGTGGAGGCCATCAAAAAGCATTATAA